Genomic DNA from Peribacillus simplex:
GAATGCCAAAATCTATACTGCATCAGGACAACCAACCCTGCATAAAGCAAACGCCTGAATGCTTTTAATCAAAGCTTGAAATTCGATAGAAAAAAATATAACAAACATTATATTAAATGAAAGTACAATTTAATCATTTGAACTAAAAGCAGGACATAAATTAATGGTTCTGCTGCTATTCTAAAATCAGGAAATCTTTCACGATGGCTGACTTTATTAAAGGGGATACTATTGATTCTTTTGTTAGGAGAATAGATTGGGGGCTTAAGTCTCTCGATAATTAAGACAGGTAGAAAAATGGGGCCAGAACATAAATGAATCTATTACATGGGATCAAGAACCTTTATTAAAACAGCAACAGCTTTAAACGGGGAATCCAATTTGGCAAATGACTTTACTCGTAGGCATTTATGTACCTACGAGTTATTATGTTACGTTTCAGAATATGCTTTTGTGTATTCGCTTCTTTCAAACTCGGGGAATCAGGAAACATTCTGCCGTTGTTCGATATGATCATGTTTTCTTGCATTGGACATCTTATTGATGGTAAGAAGTATTCCAGAAAGCCATATAATCACGATGCCTGTATAGATATATATATGGGCTTCAATCGGAATCCATGTAGCTAATAATGTTCTTACATTGATTAAGATAATGAAACCACCCACTAAAACACCCATTAATTGAGCAGGTAGCATCCTGACGAGCCAGGCTGCAATCGGTGCGGCAACCACTCCACCCATTATCAACGCTACGACCCAAAGCCAATTGACAGCTTCCCATCCAAGCGAAATGATAAAACCAAGACTTCCGAAGAAAGCAATTGCAAATTCACTCGTATCCACAGTCCCTACGGCTTTTCTCGCCGTCATGCCTTTTTTTGACAATAAAACGGGCGTTGCAATCGGCCCCCATCCGCCTCCGCCCGTTGCATCACAAAAGCCTGCAAAAAGGCCTAGCGGAATGGATTGTTTTGCGGTCAATGGCTTTACGATTTCATTTTCCTTCGATGGTTTAAAAATAAATAAAAAGCGGAATAAAACGTATACACCAAGGCCAAATAAAAATATGGCAATATACGGTTTTGCTAATTCGGCAGGCAGGTTGCTCAGGAAACATGCACCTACAAATGCACCAACAGAACCTGGAATGATCAAACGATAGACCATATTTCTATCCACGTTCCCAAACTTTATATGCGAAGCTCCTGATACTGCTGTGGTCACTACTTCCGATAAATGAACGGATGCGGATGCTACTGCAGGGGCAATCCCGAATGTCAACAATAAGGAAGTGGAACTCACTCCATACCCCATTCCAAGCGAACCATCGATTAATTGGGCTAAAAACCCGATAAAGGCTAAAACGATTAACTTTTTCATGACATTCCCCTTTTTTTACTAAAATAGAACCTAACTAACATCGACCCTACGGTACCAGTTTGCCTGTATAAATCATTTAGATTTCCGTTTAGACACAAAGAGGCACCTAACCAAAATGAAATGACATGTTGGTTAGGTGCCTTCAGTTTTTCTGATCAGCCCAATGATATATTTTCTTCAGCCTCTACTGGTAAAAGCCTAGCTAAAAACCGATATCTTTCTTTTAGGGAATATTTATAAACATCCTCTATTGAATCTTTTAATAACTTGGATTTTTCCTCTTTTGTAAATGAACCATTCTTAATTATCATCCTTGCTTCAAAAAGAAATTCAAGATATTCTTCATATGATTCATCATATACTTTACCTAAGTCATTCCGAATTTTTTTTGCGAGCGTTGGACTTGCTCCATTGGTAGAAACGCTTATGGAAAGCATACCTCTCTTCAATGTCGCCGGTATATGAAAATTACCCAGCTCATGATCACTGATTACGTTCACCAACTGACTTTGGGATGCATTCTCGTAAACTCGTTCATTAACTTCAGTAGAGTTTGTTGCAACAATGATTAAAAACGCATCTTTATAGTCTGTTTCTTCCACTTCTTTAAGTAAGACTCGAATCTTACCTTCTTTCTCCAACATTTGAAAACCTTTGCATATCTCGGGGCTTACGACTGTCACTTCAGCACCAGCTTCCAATAATGGACCCGCTTTAAAGAAACCTATTTTACCACCGCCGATGATGACACACTTTCTTTTCTCAATGTTAAGCGTAATTGGATACATAAGCTCCCTCCCCACTCACTTCATGAATTCGTTCCGATATGGCTTTTTCAATCTTTAGATGATAACCTAGGTATCGGCAAAGTATAAATTTCTGCTTCCCCTTTTTTTGGATCATTTTTATACTATTTTCGATGGACTGCATTAAGAGACCGGTAAACAATAGGTAAGGAATGATAAATACTTGGTTCGATCGAGATTCCTGTGCAAATTCCAATGCTTCTCCAA
This window encodes:
- a CDS encoding sulfite exporter TauE/SafE family protein; this encodes MKKLIVLAFIGFLAQLIDGSLGMGYGVSSTSLLLTFGIAPAVASASVHLSEVVTTAVSGASHIKFGNVDRNMVYRLIIPGSVGAFVGACFLSNLPAELAKPYIAIFLFGLGVYVLFRFLFIFKPSKENEIVKPLTAKQSIPLGLFAGFCDATGGGGWGPIATPVLLSKKGMTARKAVGTVDTSEFAIAFFGSLGFIISLGWEAVNWLWVVALIMGGVVAAPIAAWLVRMLPAQLMGVLVGGFIILINVRTLLATWIPIEAHIYIYTGIVIIWLSGILLTINKMSNARKHDHIEQRQNVS
- a CDS encoding NAD(P)-binding protein, whose amino-acid sequence is MYPITLNIEKRKCVIIGGGKIGFFKAGPLLEAGAEVTVVSPEICKGFQMLEKEGKIRVLLKEVEETDYKDAFLIIVATNSTEVNERVYENASQSQLVNVISDHELGNFHIPATLKRGMLSISVSTNGASPTLAKKIRNDLGKVYDESYEEYLEFLFEARMIIKNGSFTKEEKSKLLKDSIEDVYKYSLKERYRFLARLLPVEAEENISLG